The DNA sequence GTGCCACACGTTCGTGTCGTCGAAGACCTGGTCGGCGCTGGCCTGGATCGAGTTGTAGACCGGACCGGCGATGAACTGCCGGCCGAACCGGTTCCGCAACCAGAACGCGTGCTGGGTGGTGTAGCCGTTCTGCGGGCTCTGGTTGCCGACCCGGATGACGTAGTTGGCGCCGTTGCAGTAGTTGTCGGTCATCAGGAACCACGACCCGTTGCCGGTCATCGTCCCGACCTGCAGCGTCCCGTTCGCGAAGTCGACGACCTCGGGCGACGGGGCGTCGGCGGCGCCGGTGAAGCAGTCCAGCCGGTTGAACAGCACCCCGATGTTGTCGCCGGACGTCCACTGCACCGGATCGGCGTGCGCGCCGGGTGCCTTGCGCAGCCCGTACACCCAGTTGTATTCCACCAGTGCGTTGCGACCGACCTTGAACGCGTCGTTGCTGACCTCGTGCACGGCGTTGTAGCGGGCGGTGTAGCCGCCGTACGGCGGGATCGCCGCCGAGATCGCCGGCCCGCAGATCAACTCGCAGTACGAGATCGTCAGCCCCGGCGATGCGTCCTGTGTGGACACGATGTACTTCCCGGTGCCGGTCACCCGCCGGCTGTCGATCCGGCAGTAGCGGACCGTGACGTTCTGGGCCCGGATCGACAGTTGCCCGACGATGTCCAGATACTGCAGCACCGCGCCGGCCCGGGTCACGGTCACCCCGACCGTGCCGGTCGCCGTGTCGACGGTGACCGTGCCGGAGTTGGCGCCGGTCGAGTCGACCAACGTGCCGGCCTTCGTGATCTTCGTCAGGTAGCCGTAGTCCCGGCCCTGGGCCGCGAGGACCGGCAGGACCCCGCAGTACGCCGCACCGAGCGCGGCCCCGGACGTCACCCCGGGCGGCGGCGCGGTGTGCGAGTACGGGCCACGCCCGTTGTCCACCCCACCGTTGCCACCCCAGCGGGCGCCGCCCCAGGCCGGTACGCCGATCACGGGACCGGTCGTACCGGGCACCCAGGCGTTTGGCTGAACCATCGTCGTCTCCTCTCGGGCACCGAACCCGACACGCGGATACGACTCGATGCTGGCTCCGCCGCCGGCCCGTCGGCCGGCGTCGTGCCGCCCCGTGGAACGACCGCGGCAGGATGTGACGGCAGCACCGCGGTCCCCGGCCTCGCCGCCAAGCCGATCATCGACATGCTGGCCCTCGTCGACGAGCACGCCGACCTCGCGCCCAAGCTGCCCGCGCTGGCCGGGATCGGCTGGATCCACGCCCCCGAACCCGGCGACGCCGAGCACCGCAGATGGTCGCTGTGCCACCCCGCCGTCGCCCACCGCACCCACCACCTCCACGTGGTGGAGCGGCGCCCCGAGGGATGGCGCGAATGGCTCGCCTTCCGCGACCACCTGCGCGCCGACGGTGAAGCCCGCGACGCGTACGCCGCCCTCAAGCGGCGGCTCGCCGCCGAGAACGACCGGGACCGGCCGCGCTACCGCGCCGGCAAGGCCGGCTTCATCCGCGGGGCGCGGTAGCCGGCTGCCGCCTCGGTCGAACCCGTGTGGTCCGCCGGGTACCAGCGTGATTCCGGAGCGAGGTTGCTGTTTCGGTTCACAGCGAAGTCGCTGTTCCTACGCCGAATTCGCTGTGAACCGAAACAGCGGCATCCCGCCCCGGCCCCGTCTCGATCGTCTGCGGCTCAGGCACCCGACACGCCGTGGCCGGAGTGCCTCAACCGCAGACGATCATGACTCTGACGGTGGTGGGGCGTGCCCGGGGCCCGACCGGTCCCCGGGCACGCCGTCAGGCGGTGACCAGCCGCCGGCTCGTCAGCGGTGCCGGGGTCACGGTGAGTCGGCCGAGTCTCCCGAGTCTCCCGAGTCACCCGAGTCGGCGGAGGCCGGGGAGGCAGCCGACGCCGGCGAGTCCGCCGAAGCGGCCGAGACCGGTGACGCGGCGGACGCGGCCGAGGCGACGGAGGCGACGGACGCCGCCGACGCGACGGACGCCGCCGAGGCCGCCGACGCGGGGGAGTCGGCCGGCGAGGTGGGGGTGAACGGGGAGTCCGCGGGACTGTCCGCCGACGCCGGTTCGGTCCAGTCCGGGTCGTCCGGGCTGTCGTGCGGGGAGTCGGCGGAGTCGAAGGGGGACTCGGCCGGGCTGTCCGCCGACTCCGGCGAGTCGTCGGCCACCGGCACGGTTCCCGGGTCGCCGATCCGTACGTTCTCCGTCGGGGCGGTGCGGTCCTTCAGGTCGATGCCGTCGCTGGCGAGGGCGGCGGTGGCACCCAGGCCGAGTACGGCGGCCGCGGCACCGGTTCCCGCGACGATCTTCCAGGATCTCTTGATCCGCATCGTGCACTCCTTTGCTGGGAGGGTTTCTGATTCGGAACAGCGCTGTTCACTACCAGGGTTCGGGCCCGCATGAGGGGTTTCTGACCCGCCGGTGAGAGATCCCTCATCCGCCCCGGACGGCGCCGCTCCCGACCGCACGGGCACTGGCCAGCCAGCGCTCCGCGAGATCCAACCGGCGCCGGGTGGTCGCCGGCCAGCCCGGCTCCTGTACCCGGTACGGCCCGGTGGCCAGTGAGAGCACCACCGCGGCGACCCGGTAGCGCAGGTCGGCCGCGTCCACCCGGCGGGCGAAGCTGGTCAGGTAGCGGGCGCCCAGGCGGTTGATCGCGCCGGACCGCGCCTGGTCGATCTGGGCCAGCACCGACAGATGCCCCAGCAGGCAGGCGAGGTCGTCGAGGCGGTCACCCGGCCCCGCCGTGTCCACATCCAACAGTCCACTGATCCGGCCGTGCAGGACGTGCAGCTGGCTCTCGTAGAAGTCGCCGTGGACCGGCACCACCGGCCCGGTGCCCGCCTCGTTCCCGATCGCCTCCGCCAGGGCCGCACAGCGTTCCGTCTCCGTCGGCAGCGCCGCGCCGACGACGGTGGCGTAGTGCCCTGCCCGGTCGGACCACGACGCCCGGCGGGGCTGCCGGGTCAGGTCGGCCGGCAACCGGTCGAGCAGGTCCAGCACCTGCTCCCCGTCCGGCAGCGGCGCGTTGCGGCCGCGCAGCACCTCCCGCAGTGTCCGCCCCGGCAACGCGGCGAGGACCAGCAGCCCGTCGGGGGTGAAGCCGAGGCTCTGCGGCGCCGGCACCCCGGCGGCGGCGAGCAGGCGGTGCCGTTCGTGCAGGGCGGCGACCCGGGCCGGCCGGACCACCTTGACGAAGACCCGGCCCCGGTCGTTGACCGCCTCCAGGACGGCGCGGCGCCGCGGCCGGTAGGCGCGCACGGTCAACCGCACCGGCCCGCCGCCGAGCCCCAGGTCGGCCAGCGCCGCGGCGACGGCCTCCGGGTCGTACGCGGCGCGCAGGCCGGGAAGGTACGGGTCGTGGGGAAACCGCCACACCGCCAGCCGGGTGTCGCCGTCGTCGAGCAGCAGCGTGCCCTCGGGCGGGGTACGGGTGCAGGCGGCGAACCGCTCCTCGGTCGTACGGCCGTCCGGCCACCGCACCCGGGCCTGGTAGGCGGCGGTGGCACCCCGGCCGGGCTGGTGCTCGACCTGACGCGTGCGCCAGGACAGGAGGTCGGCGCCGGCCCCGGCCAGGGCGGCCCGGAGGAACTCGCCGGCGTCGGAGCCGGTCAGCAGGTCGGGTCTGGTCATGCCCCCAGGGTTCCGACCCCGGCTGAGCGACCGGTGAGGCCGCCATGAGAGTCGTCTCATCCGGGCGGGACGGGTCACAGGACGAGCCGGTACCCCATTCCCCGGACGGTCTGGATCACGTCGCCGCCGAGTTTGCGTCGCAGGTAGCCGACGTAGACGTCGACCACATTGGACCCCGGGTCGTGGCCGAGCCCCCAGACCCGGTCGAGGAGCTGCTCCCGGCTGAGCACCTGACCGGGATGGCGCATCAGCGTCTCGGCGAGCAGGAACTCCCGGGCGGTCAGCTCCACCGCCCGGTCCCCGACGGTCACGGTCCGGCGGACGAGGTCCATCCGTACCCGGCCGGCGACCAGTTCCGTCGCCGCCGGCCGCCCCTGGGTACGCAGCCGGGCCCGGACCCGGGCCAGCAACTCCTCGAAGCTGAACGGCTTGGTCATGTAGTCGTCCGCGCCCAGGTCCAGCCCGGTGACCCGGTCGGAGACCGCGTGCCGGGCGGTCAGCACGATCACCGGGATCCGTTCCCCGCGCGTGCGGAGCTGGGCCAACGCGGCCAGGCCGTCCTGTCCGGGCAGGCCGAGATCAAGGATCATCAGGTCGTACGCGCCGTCGCGCACGTACGCGGCGGCGTCCGTGCCGTTCGTGACGACGGTCGTGACGTATCCCGCGGCGCGCAACCCCTTCTCGAGGAACGAGGCGATCCGGGGTTCGTCCTCGGCGACGAGTATCCGGTTCATGTCCCGACCCCGGGCAGGACGAGAGTGCCCCCGGGCAGGACGAGGGTGAAGGTGGAACCGGCGTCGGGGATGCTGTCGACGGCGACCGTGCCGCCGTGCGCGGCGGCGATCGCCGACACGATGGCCAGGCCCAGGCCGGCGCCCTCCGCGCGCTGCCTTCCCGGCTCGGCCCGGGCGAACCGCTGGAAGATCCGCTCCCGGTCCTCCGGGGCGATGCCGATCCCGGTGTCCTCGACCGCCAGCAGGACCCGGCCGTGTTCGGCGCGGGCGGACAGTTCGACGCGGTCACCGGGGGCGGTGAACTGCACCGCGTTCTGGGCCAGCTGCATGAGCGCCTGGGTGAGCCGCTGCCGGTCCGCCCGCAGCGTCACCTCGGCGACCGGGCCGAGCCGCCAGTCCCGGTCACCGAGCGCGGCGGCCTTGGAATAGACCTCGGCCATCATCGGGGCGACGGGCACCTCCTCGGGACGGAGGAAGTCCGGCTGCTCGGCCCGGGCCAGCATCAGCAGATCGTCGACCATCCGGTTCATCCGGTCCAGTTCGTCGGTCACCAGCGCGACCGTCTCCCGGCGCTCGACCGGATCGTCACCCATCAGCTCCAGATGACCACGGACGATGGTGATCGGGGTACGCAACTCGTGCCCGGCGTCGCTGATGAACGCCCGCTGCGCGGCGAACGCCCCCTGGAGGCGGCCCAGCATGCCGTTGAACGTCCGGCCGAGATCCGCCACCTCGTCGGAGCCGGTGACCACGATCCGCTGGGACAGGTCGGTCTCCTCGATGTCGCGGGCGGTCTCGGTCATCGACTGCAGCGGACGCAACGCCCGCCCCATCGCCAGGTAGCCGCCGGCCGCCACCACCACGATCACCAGGGCGCAGGCCAGGACCATGGTGCGTACCGCCCGGTCGATCTCGGTCCGTGGTTCGCCGCTGAACTGCGCGACGACGAAGTGCCCGCGTACGTCGTCGCCGATCTCGACGGGAACGGCCAGCCAGCGGGCGTCGGCCGGCGGACCGTCGACCTCGCCGTAGGTGCTGGTGGTGAGCGCGACCCAGCGGGCGGTCAACGCGGCGTCGCGGGTGAGGTCGTACGGCGGGTCGACCGAGGACCGGTAAAACCGCCCGTCCACGAAGATCAGCACGACCTCGCCCTCCTGCGGCTCGTTGCGCAGCAGGTAGGTGTCGGCGATGGCGGGCAGGTCGGCGCCGAACGGCTGGCCGGTCGCCGGGTTGAGGCCGGTGGCGAGCCGACGGAACTCGCTCACCTCCTGGCTGAGGTAGGCGCTGATCCGGTTCTCGAGTTGGTTGAGCAGCACCTGCCGGACCACCAGTACGGAGCTGAGGCTGGCCACCGTGAGCAGCACCAGGGCCCAGCCCAGCAGCCGCATCCGCAGCCCGACGGTCGGCCGCCAGGCCCGCCTGCCGGGCGGCGGCGCGGGCGGCTCAGTCGTCGTCCCCGTCGCCGTCGTCCTCGTCATCCCCGTCGTCGTCATCGGCGGAGTCGTCGGCAAAGTCGTCGTCATCCGCACCGTCGTCGCCGCCGGGTCCACCGCCGGGCCGGGATCCGCCCCCGTCGTCGTCATCGTCATCCCCTTCGGTGGGCGGCGGAGCCTGCCCGGTGGGATCCGGCTCGGCCTCATTCTCCGTCCCCGTCCCGACGGATTCCGTCACCGGTACCACGATGCGGATCTCCGGAACGGCAGCGGGAGGGAGCAGCGCCGGCAACCCGACGCCGACGAAGAGACCGACCAGCGCGGCAAGTCCCACCCCGGTGGCCACCTTCTGCGCACTCACCGGAAACAGGCTGGTGGCTCCGGATGACGGTCGGATGAGGGCCTCATGAGAGTCCTCTCATGGTTCGAGTCGGGCGGCCCGGCCGGTCAGATGCCGGCGTTCCGGCAGGCTGGTGGCCAGCCGGGCGGCCGTCCGGTAGTCGGCGGCCGCGGCGGCCCGGTCGCCGGTCAACTCCAGCAGGTGGGCGCGGGTCGCGAGGAGCCGGTGGTGCCGGGCCATCCGGGCATCCGAGGCCAGCTCCGCCAGCATCGCCAGCCCCTCGGCCGGGCCACGGACCATGGCGACGGCCACCGCCCGGTTGAGCGTGACCATCGGCCCCGGCGCGAGGCGCTCCAGCAGGTCGTAGAGGCCGAGGATCTGCGGCCAGTCGGTCGCCGCCAGGTCGGCCGCCTCGTCGTGGACGGCCGCGATCGCCGCCTGCACCTGGTAGGGGCCGACCGGCCCGCGCGCCAGCGCCTCGCTCACCAGGGCCACCCCACGGTCGATCAGGTCCCGGTCCCACATCCCGCGGTCCTGCTCGGCCAGTGGCACCAGGGCGCCGTCCGGTGCCGTACGGGCCGGACGGCGGGCCTCGGTGAGGAGCATCAGCGCCAGCAGCCCGGCCACCTCGGCGTCGTACGGCAGCAGCCGCCGCAGCCAGTCGGTGAGCCGGATCGCCTCGTCGGACAGTCGGGGCGCGGTCAGATCCGGCCCGGCCGTGGCCGTGTACCCTTCGTTGAACAGCAGGTAGAGCACGTGCAGGACGGCGGTCAGCCGCCGGGCGCGGTCCGGTCCGGACGGCATCGTGAACGACCCACCGTTCGCCCGGACAGTCTGCTTCGCCCGGCTGATCCGCTGCGCCATCGTCGGCTCCGGCACCAGGAACGCGGCGGCGATCTGCGCGGTGGTCAGGCCACCGACGGCGCGCAGCGTCAGCGCGATCTGGCTCGGCGGCGACAGCGCCGGATGGCAGCACAGGAACAGCAGCTTCAGCGAGTCGTCCCGGTCGGCCTCCCGATCGGCGTCCGCCGGCCGGCCCAGCAACTCCGACTGCGGCGTCGCCGCCACGATCGTGTCCTCCCGCCGTCGCCGCGACCGGTCGGCGCGTACCTCGTCGAGCAGCCGGTGCGTGGCGACGGTGGTCAGCCAGCCGCGCGGATTCTCCGGTACGCCCTCGGTCGGCCATCGGGTGGCGGCGCGGATCAGCGCCTCCTGGGTCGCGTCCTCGCACCGGTCGAACTGCCCGTACCGGCGGACCAGCGCACCGAGGACCTGCGGCGCCAACTCACGCAGCAGGTCCTCGACCCCCGTAGCAGCGGTCACAGGTCGGCGGGCGCCTCGTGCAGGATCGGCCACAGCTCGACCGGCTCGAGATGGGCCCACGGCATGGCCGCCGCGATCTCGTACGCCCGCTGCTCGTTCTCGCAATCCAGCAGGTAGAAGCTCGCCATGTACTCCTTGGTCTCCAGGTAGGGCCCGTCGGTGACGGCAGGCGCGCCGTCGGCACGCCGGACCAGCTTCGCCGCCGCGGCGTCGGCCAGCCCGTACGCGCCGATCAGTTCGCCGGTCTGTTGGTACTTCTTGTTGAACGCGTCCTGCTTGGCGATCTCCTCCGGCCACGACTCGGCCGGGATCGAGTCCCACTTCTCCTGGTTGCCGTAGATCATCAGCAGGTACTTCATCAGGTTCGCTCCTTCGGTCGGCGCGCCGCGGCCGGCGTGCTGTCACCTGGTGAACGGAGCCGGCCGACCGTCCTCGACATCCTCGCCGAGAAAATTCTCCGCCGAGTACCCGACGGCCCACCGCCGTCCGCCCAGTCCGTCGTCTGCTACGCCAGCGGCGATGTCGACGAGGTGACCGAACCGGCCGGCGAGGTCATCCGCTACACGTACGACGGGCTCGGCCGGATGGTCACCGGGACCGAGCCCGGCGTCACCAACCGCGTCACCGGCGCCGTGCACACCGCACCTTCGTCACCGCGTACGACGCCGCCGGCGGACCGGCCACCCAGACCTCGCCGGGCGGGGTCACGGTCACCAACACCTACGACGACCTCGGGCTGCTGACCGACCAGGTCGGGCCGGGGCCGAGGCGACGACCGTGGCCTGTCACCGACCATCACCGGTCCGGTGGGCAACGCCATTTACACCTACACCGCCGACAGTCAGCTCGCTCCCGGGCCGACGCCGCCCGAACCACCTCGTTCACCCACGGCGGCGCGGGCCGCCCGGCAACGATCAGCAACCTGACCGCCGGGGTCGCGCTGACGAACAGGGCGCTCGGTTGGGGGTTCAGGCTGAAGTACGATGAGTCGCGGGAACAGGAGATCATTTTTCCAAGCATTGATCAGTCCACAACTTTTTGGGCTCGGATGTGGCGCTGGGGCCAACCGACGGGCGAGGTCTGGATGAACCCGGAGTTCGGTCAATGACACGTCATGGCATTCGTATCCGCACCTTCGATGGTGAGTCGGTTCTATGGCACGCTGAGCACAACCTCGAACGCCCGTGGGAGCTGTCGCTCATCGATCCGAGCGGGAGAAGTTTCGATGCCACAGGTGACGATCTGTTTGATTGTCTGAAGCAAATCCGGCGACAAACCGACCGGGCGGGAATCGTCCTTTGTTGTAACGGTGCCAGAAGGAATGCCAGACCCTCAGGCTTTCTGGGCGACTCGCTGGGGGCAAGTAGCGTGTATTTGGTTCGCAGATGGCGGGCTTTTATGCCCCCATGGGATCTC is a window from the Polymorphospora rubra genome containing:
- a CDS encoding RHS repeat domain-containing protein, translated to MLSPGERSRPTVLDILAEKILRRVPDGPPPSAQSVVCYASGDVDEVTEPAGEVIRYTYDGLGRMVTGTEPGVTNRVTGAVHTAPSSPRTTPPADRPPRPRRAGSRSPTPTTTSGC
- a CDS encoding GrpB family protein; the protein is MPPRGTTAAGCDGSTAVPGLAAKPIIDMLALVDEHADLAPKLPALAGIGWIHAPEPGDAEHRRWSLCHPAVAHRTHHLHVVERRPEGWREWLAFRDHLRADGEARDAYAALKRRLAAENDRDRPRYRAGKAGFIRGAR
- a CDS encoding sensor histidine kinase; its protein translation is MTRTTATGTTTEPPAPPPGRRAWRPTVGLRMRLLGWALVLLTVASLSSVLVVRQVLLNQLENRISAYLSQEVSEFRRLATGLNPATGQPFGADLPAIADTYLLRNEPQEGEVVLIFVDGRFYRSSVDPPYDLTRDAALTARWVALTTSTYGEVDGPPADARWLAVPVEIGDDVRGHFVVAQFSGEPRTEIDRAVRTMVLACALVIVVVAAGGYLAMGRALRPLQSMTETARDIEETDLSQRIVVTGSDEVADLGRTFNGMLGRLQGAFAAQRAFISDAGHELRTPITIVRGHLELMGDDPVERRETVALVTDELDRMNRMVDDLLMLARAEQPDFLRPEEVPVAPMMAEVYSKAAALGDRDWRLGPVAEVTLRADRQRLTQALMQLAQNAVQFTAPGDRVELSARAEHGRVLLAVEDTGIGIAPEDRERIFQRFARAEPGRQRAEGAGLGLAIVSAIAAAHGGTVAVDSIPDAGSTFTLVLPGGTLVLPGVGT
- a CDS encoding RNA polymerase sigma factor, with the translated sequence MTAATGVEDLLRELAPQVLGALVRRYGQFDRCEDATQEALIRAATRWPTEGVPENPRGWLTTVATHRLLDEVRADRSRRRREDTIVAATPQSELLGRPADADREADRDDSLKLLFLCCHPALSPPSQIALTLRAVGGLTTAQIAAAFLVPEPTMAQRISRAKQTVRANGGSFTMPSGPDRARRLTAVLHVLYLLFNEGYTATAGPDLTAPRLSDEAIRLTDWLRRLLPYDAEVAGLLALMLLTEARRPARTAPDGALVPLAEQDRGMWDRDLIDRGVALVSEALARGPVGPYQVQAAIAAVHDEAADLAATDWPQILGLYDLLERLAPGPMVTLNRAVAVAMVRGPAEGLAMLAELASDARMARHHRLLATRAHLLELTGDRAAAAADYRTAARLATSLPERRHLTGRAARLEP
- a CDS encoding response regulator transcription factor, with product MNRILVAEDEPRIASFLEKGLRAAGYVTTVVTNGTDAAAYVRDGAYDLMILDLGLPGQDGLAALAQLRTRGERIPVIVLTARHAVSDRVTGLDLGADDYMTKPFSFEELLARVRARLRTQGRPAATELVAGRVRMDLVRRTVTVGDRAVELTAREFLLAETLMRHPGQVLSREQLLDRVWGLGHDPGSNVVDVYVGYLRRKLGGDVIQTVRGMGYRLVL
- a CDS encoding phosphotransferase family protein; translation: MTRPDLLTGSDAGEFLRAALAGAGADLLSWRTRQVEHQPGRGATAAYQARVRWPDGRTTEERFAACTRTPPEGTLLLDDGDTRLAVWRFPHDPYLPGLRAAYDPEAVAAALADLGLGGGPVRLTVRAYRPRRRAVLEAVNDRGRVFVKVVRPARVAALHERHRLLAAAGVPAPQSLGFTPDGLLVLAALPGRTLREVLRGRNAPLPDGEQVLDLLDRLPADLTRQPRRASWSDRAGHYATVVGAALPTETERCAALAEAIGNEAGTGPVVPVHGDFYESQLHVLHGRISGLLDVDTAGPGDRLDDLACLLGHLSVLAQIDQARSGAINRLGARYLTSFARRVDAADLRYRVAAVVLSLATGPYRVQEPGWPATTRRRLDLAERWLASARAVGSGAVRGG
- a CDS encoding YciI family protein, which gives rise to MKYLLMIYGNQEKWDSIPAESWPEEIAKQDAFNKKYQQTGELIGAYGLADAAAAKLVRRADGAPAVTDGPYLETKEYMASFYLLDCENEQRAYEIAAAMPWAHLEPVELWPILHEAPADL